The nucleotide window TTAATGAACTTTCACAGTACTCCTCCTAGGGAGGGCAGGGACTTGTGCACGGAGTGGCAGCAGCCTAACATGGAGAGTTGGGATCTGGCCTGCAAAGGGGTGCACGTTTTTGGGTGACGGAGAGCAAGGAGGAATGCAGCAGGTAGGAGACAGCATGTACAGACAGGAGTGCGGGTGGGTGTTTCTCCAGCACACACATCGTGTTCAGCAGTCCCCTGGCCCTCCTGCTTGAGAAGAGAGGCAGCAATTAGGCTGATTGAAGGCCCAGTTGCTTCTTGCACAAGGAGGAGGCAGTGCCCCTTGCAGCTGCGGTTCAAAGCCTGCAGGAGATAAGGATCTGCCGTGCCAAGCACTTGGGAAGTGCTGGGGGAATCCAAGGACACCTCTGGCCACGCCACCCTGCTTCACTTCTACCGTCTTCCCAGCTGGCATCTGGCTTAAAAGCCTTCCTGAGCCTACAGCAGCACAAAGGGAGTTTCCTCCCCACTCTTCCATGCAACCCCATGTAATTACTTGGGAGCTCACACAATTTTGTGTCAGCTTTCCTTGCTTACCAGCCTGTTTGTGCAAGCTCCACTTCCTCAGCCTCCATGAAGACTCTGGTCTTTGTCTCCCTTGGTCATGGGGAGCAGAGTTAAAAACCCAACTGATTTCATGAGATCCGGTGAGGTGTGTGTAGCGTGTTCTCTGGGTGTATTTCAGGGTGTCCAATCAAGGTTAGGCTTTATTGGatataaaatcatggaatggtttgggttggaagagaccttccaGATCATAGAGTTCCAAATGCCCCACCATGGCCAGGGAAACCTTCCCCAAGATCAggctgttccaagccccatccaagctggccttaaacacttccagggatggggcagccacagcttctctgggcaacttgtgccaaggcctcatcaccctcacaggcaagaatttcttctttgtacctaatctaaacccaccctctttcagtctgaagccattccctgttgTCCTGTCACTTCAAGGCCTTGCAAATTCTCTCTCCAGTTCTCTTGTagcactggaaggtgctctaagCTCTTCCTGAAGCCCTCTCTTCTCTAGCCAGAACAAACTCCCCCATACACTTCCACCCTTGGCCAGAGTTCAGCTCTGCCTTTGCCTCCCACATCCTGATAATTCCCATTAGCAGCACCAGGCACACAGGGATGTACAAAACAGTGAACGCTTTTTATTTCGCTGCTGGAGTGTAACCACTGTAATTTCATAAaactcaaaaaacaaaaaaaaaaaagtgattacCGAAggcatacatttttttttcctttttacacaAGACATTAAGTAAACagacaaatttctttttaaaaaggttaTAAAGTGTCAAGATCCTATACCTCATCTGCATATTCAAAGTGATGCCATCTGATACAAAAAGCATTGGGTACAATAATTTAGCTATGGctcagaccaaaaaaaaaaaaacaaaaaccaaaaatccccaaaacaaacaaaaaaaaccaaacaaaaaataaccaaaaaaaaaaaaaaagtcatctggGCTTAATCTACACACTACTATGGTTGCCCAGGgggttaaaaaggaaaatatgcagTTCTTTGTTGCACAGAAAGGAACAGCAGGGAAGTGGAGAGTTCATTGGGAGATCATAGTCTGAAGGGAAGCAGCGGAACGCCCCCTCCCCGGGAATGTCTGCAAGAGGCCGGCCCAGGACTCCCCCTCTGTGCCAAGAAACCAGCCACATTTGTCTCCCACCAGACAGAATCCCATCCAAACCCACCCGCCAAGCTGCACCTACCCAGCGTGCTGGCAGCAAATAAGATACAAGACCTTGGAAACTGCATGGAAGTCACGAATCTCCCTGTGCGCTTTCCCACTGGGactaataaaaaccaaacaaacccaatgaaaaaaataaaaaaggaaactacTCGTTCTATTGTGGGTAAAGCCAGACTCTGCTTTCTCGGGAAATCTGTTCTCCATAAACCTCTGAAGCTCCCAGCCCAAGCACCACAATGTCAGCCTTACTGCAAGACTCATAATAAAAATTTACAAATGCTATGTCTTTAAATGTGTGTCACCAGAACTTTCTTAAATTAAGAGCTGGACATTTGTGATGGCCACATTTCCTGCCTTCCCACCATCCCACCCCTCCATGTGCTCCGACtggcaaacaaacaacagaagGGATATCTGAGGGCCTAGgtgtgctgtgtgctgctggtaAGAGGACACAGCTACAGGTTCCTGCTCAGATTTATTCCCTCACACGAGGCTCAGACGTGACTGACTCCTGGGTAAAGGTTACAGGCTCTTGGTTTGATGGGTGGGGCACCTCTGCTTTGCCACCCCTTGGGTCTCCAAAGTTCTTGCACCAATTTGGAGCCTTGTCCCTGCAAATTGTGGTGGCTTATCATGGAGGGTGAGGGGGTGGATAGGGGtgagaaattattaaaaccCAGTTTGAGCctttgctttggaagaaaaGGGCAGGATGAGGTGCCTGGTTTGTAGCCAAAGCCATGGGGGTGTCTGTTCCCTGTGACATCTGCCAGGACTCACAGAAACAACTGGAGCAGTGATGGCATTGGCAAATACATCAGATTTTTAAGGCTCTCCTTTCAGCATCTTGGCATTTGTACAATTAGTGATTAGTGTACAAGGAGAGAACCCAAGACCAGCCCAAACCATGAGCCCTTGGCTGCTTAGGCCTCGCTCTGGTGTTGTCTACTGAGCTTCAACCTTCCCCCTTACCTGTCTCAAGACTTTTGAGCTCTTCTTTGAGATTTCTAAGCCAAATCCCCCTTGGAAGACCCCTCAATTTCCCCAGCCTCTTGCTTCTGTAACCTTCTCTAGGCTGAAACATCGAGGAGCTGGTACCTCAGAGGAAGGAGCTCAAGTccatataaaaaaaatcccaaatatttgGCAGTCCAACCCAGAGAAACTTTTGAATTCAGCCCTTCATGCAAAACAGCAGCTCTTGGGCTGCCAAGGTAGCCTTTCCATGGAAGCAGCACATTTTAGAGTTAATGGGGCGATatccatgaaagaaaaaaaagaaaaaatatctagGACaattaaatcagcatttttgttttgtttttttttcagtgactcATAAACTGAGGATCAAGATGCCACTCTGCCAGCCAGATGCCCTCAGGATTTGGCCGCATGGCCTGATCAAGAACTGCTTTTATGCCAGAAGCTCCCTAATTTTAAGGTGATTGTGTTGATGCTACATAAAGCGAAGCCTGTCCCCTTCATGTTCCCCCCAAGCCAGCCCCACAAGCTGAGGCCTAAGTGAAGTCATGCTCAAGAGTGGCCAAAGGAGGCTGAAATCAaatccctctgtccccagcctgagTCTACTCAAAGGCATCGTGACTGAATCCCAGGACCTCTTGCCCTGGGCAATGTTCCAGGTGATGCTGCCATGAGCATGGGTGAGGAAAACTCATCCTGCCAGGACAGAAATGTCTCCAAGCCCATAAAGCAACAGTTCCCACAAGGAAGGGCATGGGATCAGGAGGTTTCCTGGCTAGCAGGGATTGGGGCTGTCATCACCATGATATCAAGCCACCTCCTACATCCCTGGGGAAGAAGCAGCACCTATTTTAGCAGCAGGACAGACCCAAGCAGGAAGGGGATGGTGACCCACCCAGCAAGGTGCTCTAATACAGGGTCAGGCCTTTTTATCAGCCCAGTCAACACAGACCCTTTGACCATTGCTGCCTTCTCCATAATTCATGGGAACCAACAGCCTGGGATAGAGCGGAAACTCAAGGGACTGAGGGCTGTCCCACAATGCTGGACAGGCTGCAAGTGTGTGGTATAACAACTCCAGGGCCACATGTGGAGGGTCCCCACCTCACTCAGCACCACAGCTTATCCCAAAGGATgaccttccctgccctgccgtGGGGTTGGCCCCTATCAGGTGGTGCTGGAAAGAGCTCCAAACACCTCCGCTGCTCACCCATGTGGTGGTACAAAGCAGGCCCCAGCCTTTTGCAGGTACTGAAGTTGTCTAACCAGCTTTCCTCACCACCTGTCCCAAGAGATGAATGCCCTGAAGCGAATGTCTCTGGATACCTACATTTTGGAAGGCACACAAACCTTTGGAGAGACCCAACTCAGGGCCAACGGGACACTGAGAGCATCTCAAGCTGCTCAGCCTAAATCCCAAGAGACTGATGATCAGCCCTCCTTATCCCAACAACTGTGATCCTCTGCAGCTGAGGTGTGAGCAGCAGTGAGCCCAAAGGACACCTGGAGCATCCCCTGGGCCAAATGTATGTCCTGATAGTGATAGTGGATGGCAGCCAGCTGAGACACAGTTCTGGGTACCAGTCTGGGGCACCATGGGTCacctcctgggctctgctgggcagtgacaggagaaagaaaggcCAGAGGATGTGCAGAAGACAAACAGgatattttttaagattttttttcctttaattagCAAATTTCTTGTTATcctcattaaaagaaaaaaaccacccccaCACCCCCTACGTGcccactgctccagctgctgcaagcGTTCAAAGGCAGAAAGTTGAGAGATGTTTAATGTCCCAGCTcaggggcagctctgagccCACCCCACCTGGGTGTGTGCCAGGGGTGCCAGGCGCCTCGGTACAGACATGGAAAAGGCAGGTGCAAAATTAGGTGATGTGCTCTTGCCAGGAACACCCAAAATCCCCTaggagagctgcagcccagccccttGGCCAGCAACCACCAGTGGTGGTGGAGAACATGGATGCGCCTTGAGAGGCAcactgtgtccccagggcactgcagccacaattGGGGTTTGTGCCACAGctcaggggtggggacaggacagcagAGAACCCACCACCCTGGGCACTGAATTTGGAAGCTATAAATAAGAGCACCCCACACTTTGGGGGACCCAGTGCTGATCCAGCATCCCAGCAAAGCTGAGTGCCTCAAAGCCCTGCTGTGGCCCCTGAGGTTCCCAGTGGCTCTGCCTTCACTGGAGCAAGTCCCCAGCGAGCCCCATCTGCAGCATCCTGGCTGGCACTGAGGCAACAGGGAGGTGGTGAGGTGACAGAGGgaccaggagaaagggaatggTGCTGGGGGTCTTAGCTCAGCCCTTCTTCCCCGGGTCACAAGGGTCACTGAGCTAAGAGCCCCTGTCACCTCTCCCTGCTATCACCACCTTCCCCCCCTCCCTGAGGCCACTGTGCCATCCCCAcctccatccctcctgctgcagcccttaTTTATGGGGAAGAGGTGGGGAAAGGTTTTTCTGCTCTGGCCCTTCTGCACCCCATCCCTTCtcagctggcagagccctgcctgcaTCACCCCAAACCAAGCACCCTTTGCCCACACCTCTCAGTGCaatgggaggggaaaggggggaggAGGATGGTGATGAAGAACGGTCACACGAGCTCACTGCCTGCTAACACCAGGAGTCTAAGGCCAGTGCTGCCTTCCCTCCTCGGGGCTGCAGCTCGAGAGAGCAGCCTTTTTTGGGGATCCAGCAAGATGAGTGTGCTGTGAGTGCTGGAACACACTGGAGATGCTCCATGTCTCCAACCCTGGCAGAGGGGCGGCGCGtggggagcacagggctgggccagAAGGTGAGGGAGTGGGATGTGTGCGAGTGCCCGGGGGTCTGTGCACGGATTTTGGCAAGAGGTCATTGAGGTTACATGATGCAGCATTTGTTCTTGTGGTTATGAGGGTCCTTAAATCGGAGTCTCTGCTTTGGTCGGTATTTTTCCAAGTATGTCAGCTGCTTGCTGTTGATGGCTCCTCTGCGCTTCCTGTGGGGACAGAGAAATGCCAGAACAGTCAGAGGTGTGGCACGAGATCCCCCCTACCCCAAACCACTCTTGTTGGGGTGCTGAGCCcccctgcctggagcagaaaGGCATTTTGGAGGCTGAAGCCAGGTGAACCCTCCAGGGACGGAGACAGGCACTGACCCCAGCAGCTTTCCTTGCTCATCCACCCTTTGAGTCCCAGGACatggagagctggggaggaaacATGTGGGGCAGAGGTGGGGTGACTGCCAAAAGCCCCTCAGAgatgctgccagctgctgccccagcctcctgcaaaggcacaggctgctccatACCAAGACCTTGTTTTCCCACTCCccaaaggagagaaaagcaaccccagtgtcaccaaaaaaaccaaaccctggGACATGCCAGATCTCTCCATTCCCTCAGAGAGGGACTTTCTGCCCTAAAACCACAACACTGCTCCACTTACTGTCGGATGAACTGGATGGCATCTTCATACTTCATCCCACTCTCAATCAAGGCCAGCGCGACAAGGACGGGTGCGCTGAAAGGCAAAAGCAGTGGCTGTCACTCCCCAGTCACAGAGGCTGATATCCATCATTTGAAGTCCAAGGAGAAGCTCAGGTAGCAGATCCCCCCCATCAGCACCTACTCCCACTAAGGTTTCACAAAACCCTGCTCAAAGAGGgactgggaaaaggaaggagagtACTGGCATGGCTGTCCTTCTCCTGCCGTGGTGGGGAGGTGGCAGCTGCGACAAAACCCTGCTCAGAGGGGTGCTGGgcaagagaaagaggagagctGGCAtggttttctctctcctgcatTCATGAGGAGTGGCAGCTGAGGTGCTGGGTTCGGACTCACCGCCCCAGGCCGGCCACGCAGTGCACGGCCACGCAGCAACCGGGGTCCTCGCAGAACTTGGTCTTCAGCAAATTGAGCCAATCTTCCACAATCTTGctgggaggaggtgctccatcATCAAATGGCCAATCCTGCAAGGTTGGGAAGAGAGAAACACTGTCAAGTTTCTGGGGAAAACCTTTCAGGGGTTGATTTTTACTTGGGGTGGTGGTGTCTGGGGCCTCAGCTGCAGGGAGGTAGAAGAGTGCCAGAACTGGGCTCACAGCATAGCTCTGTGGGGATACAGGCGATTTTGTGGCCTCATCCAGCATACAGGAATTCCCTGGCTGCTTTGGCTCAGGGTTTGAAGCCACACAAATCTAGGTCTGGAGTCCTTCTGCCTCCTATGGACAGGTTGAGCCTGCAGGAGCACCAGTAGGATCTGCAACATGGTCCCCATGACCTCCTGCTTCTGCAGACCAGGATGGCCACCCCATGCTCCATCCCCATCCAGATGACCTCACTGAGCTTTGGGGTGATGCAGTTCCTATCCTGCCCCCTGCCAGCTCCTAATTCAGAATTTGGGAGCACACTGTAGGGGATTTGAGCAAAGGTGGCTTGAAGATGGTTGAAATCTCAGAGCTAGATGTGGTGCTGAAATTCAACTTCCTGCAACACATGGAGGGGAAGACCAAAAGAATGGTCTGGGGACCCACTAACAAGGGAGGGAGATCACTCCAAATGGGGCCATTTAAATATTATCCTTTAGGAAAGGCTACTAAgggataaaacaaaaaaaatcccatctccTTCTGAGCTTCATCCTCAAGTTGCAGGGGTTCAAAACTGGAGCATGGTGAGGAAGTTGGTCAAATGGATTCTGCATTTGATACCCCTCAGCCCTGGGCTCAGTTATGAGGAGTAAGTGTCCCAAAATGGAGATTTCTTTCCCAAAATAGATTTGTCAGGAGGAGCGTGGGCACTGGCTGTGCAGTACTGGAAGAGAGAGACAGGAAGGGCAGCATCACTTGGAGAGGATATGGCTTGGTGAGCCCCGAAGGGTGCGAGGCACCGGGCCCTAATCCTAGATTTTGAGGAGTGAGTCACTAAGCTGCTGTGCTGAAGTCACCCTTGGTGTGAGATGGCAAAATAAGTTGCTTCACTTCAGTGTTTGAACAGGTGGTGAGATTTCTGTTGGGATTTGATAGCAAAGGAGCACGCTGGGCTTCAGGGTATTTGCAGTGTTTGAGCCAGCCTCCCTGGCTGGCCTCTGCCTGTCCTGCAAGGCCATCTCCTCCTGCAAGGCCACGTCCTCCCTGCAGCCATGAGCGCAGGTCAGGGGCTCACACCAGGGATGACACAGCACCCTACAGAATCATCCTGTGATGGAATGGCTCGGGATGGAAGGCACCTTCAAatatcatctagtccaactctctgccatggcaggggcaccttccactatcccagattgctgCAACTTGgccatgaacacttccagagatggggcagcctcaagttctctgggcaacctgtgccagtgcctcaccactctcatgATGATAATCTTTTTCCTTATGTCTCATCTAAatctgccctctggcagtttcAAGACATTCCCCCTTGGTCTATCACTACATGCCTGTGTAAATAGTCCAGCTCTCATGCAGCCCTTTTAGAGACTGGAaggggctttaaggtctccccagagccttcacTTCTCCATATACAGACCTGTATATGGTCTATATATAGAAgcatagaattgtttaggttggaaaagccgTCTAAGATTGTCAAGTCCAcctgttaacccagcactggcaaggccaccactaaatcatctctccaagtgccacatctacagcTCTTTTAAACCcgtccagggatggtgactccaccacttctctgggcaggctgtttcaatgcttgacaaccctttcagtgaagaaatttttcctaatatccaacctaaatctcccATGGGGCAACTGAAGGTCATTCCCTCCTATCTTGTTGCTTGTTACCTgtgagaagagaccaaccctcacctggctacaacTTTTTTtaagggagttgtagagaggaAAAGATCTTCCccaagccttcttttctccaggctaaaaaccctcagctgctcctcatcagacttgtgcaCCAATATACATTTATAtcccaaatatatatatatgaggaTACAGATAAATATATGAGGATACAGATAAAAATATACCAAATTgtgtatataaaataaaaatatataccaTGATATCTCAAAAATATATAGATTTGATATAATTACAGAGATATTTCTGTATCTGCAGAGATACATCTATCTATAGAAAACCAGGTTTTAGATATCTCTTGATTTACATTATATAGTTTCTATATGGTTATAGAAATATTGATATAGAAACTATTTAGTTTCTATACAATGTCTTGTATAGTTTCTCTAACTCTCTATAAAAAACATATCCTAGATATGTATCTCTCCACATAAGAGAGATATAAGAGATGTAAAGAGGTATGTTTATAGATATAGAAACTCAGACTGAAGGTTCCAGATAGAAATAGGGTAAAATGCAGAATTTGGTGTGTGAGCAGATATGATCTCCAACATACAGATTCTGTATATGTAGGATACAGTGATCTTTCCAAGATATATCCAGTAGAGACACAGATTGCATCTATATCTAGAGACATCTGCATCTGGAGGATCTCTATCTACAGAGCCATGGGATTATCCACCTATATCCCTGAGGATCTAAGATAGAGCCTCCTCTCTCTAGGATATACATTATACAGAGCTATATAAAGAGGTCCTACACAGAGGACCACCCCAGGAGACACAAGGCATTTCCAAACCCTTCCCTAAATAATGAGCAGAGCCTCacctcccagctggagctgaactCCCTGGCAGGGCTATCACGTCTGACATCATCTCCAATTACCTATCAGCCAAGATACAGCCCATGCTGCAtgctctgcctttcccagcttgCTGCCTGCTCCCTTTCATCCCCCCCAGCTGCACCAGccagctgctggaagagcaAGAAACCCTCACACCACCCCCCCAGATAAGATAACGCCGGGGGTAATGGGAACCACGCGCATCTTCCCCGTGGGATCAGGCGCTCTCATCCCTGGATGCTTCAGATCCTGAGCaacaggcagggaaggcagctgcCGACTCAGCCGGGTGAGTCACAGTTTCGGCTGCGTGGGCAGCACGTCTCTTTTTAAAGCACCagcctcagctcagctcagctgggcttccagctctgctcctgcctcagcGTGATGATGTGCTGGGCTACTGGGGTGTTTAACAGCCCCAAGGGATGAGATTTTTAAGGGTGGTGTTGGGGCAGCCccccagtgcccatcctgctgccCACCTACCATGACAGTGATGCCGTCCTTCTCCAGGGGGGTCTTGTCATAGGTCACTTCACACACTCGCACGACTGTGGTGGCACCATATTTCTTCAGGTCCTGcggagggaaggagaaggaggggtcTGAACAGACCCTGCCAGATGCACCCCAGTTAACCCCAAAACATCCAAGCCCTGCTATGACCATGTAGAGCAGTATGGACCCTAAAACAGTGCTGTGCCCCTTCTCTGAACCCTTGACCCGTGGTCCATCCAGCCTGCCAGGCACAAGGAAACATGAAATCCGAGGACACCAAAGCCACGTGGCCTTGTAGGATTTTTAACCAGCATCTTCATAACTCCTCAGAGTCACGAGTACCAATggggccatttatttttaagcccTGACAGCCTCATCAGCAGGGATTTTATACCTCAGGCAAAGAAACATCCCTGACATGGGTGCCAGTCCTCTGaaggagaaattatttgtgCCTGGTCACGCTCCTGATGCAGAAATGCATGGAGGCAGCTGTGGGGGAGTCGTAGCATGCCCCACCAGCCGAGCTCAGCATCTCACAGATGGCTCAGGGGCTCCTTCTCCACCTCGCTGCCGTATCATCACTCCAACACGCTGCAGGCTCAGGCGTGGGACTTGGGATGCTTCCAGCATGGCTCATTGCCCGGTGTGAGGATTGCCCCCGGATTATGCGCCCGGTGTGCCGGCCTCGCCAGGCACCGTGAGATCATCCCCAGTGATCCACCTCCTTTGTTCCCCATGTGCGCTCACCAGACCGTCGTGAGCCCCACACGCTCAGCAGCCTGGCCAAAAGTGTAAGAGACTGGAGGAAAGGGgaatttttctcccttctcacTGGCGTGGTTCCCATCGCCCTCTGCAGCGTGCAGAGTATGGGGTCCCCAAATCACAGCCACCTTCCTGTCACCCTGAGGCATTGGCACTCACACAGCAGCTACCAGTGCTGGCTCTTCAACACCAAGCTTTCCAGCACTACCCAACACACTCTGGGCATTGGAAATACGCTGGGATATTTGGGATCAAAAGCCATTATTGAGGTGCTGGGAGGAACAGGGCAGGTTGTGTGCACCCATGTGCATCACTCCAAAACCCTGTGACATGATGTGCTAGTGGATCTGGCAGGGGATGCAAAGGGAATGGCGAAACTCTGCTCCATCTCTACCGTGCCCAAACATCACACTTGGGGTCCTGAAAAACATCCCATCCCAAAAAAGCTGGCAATGATCGGACCCACTGCCCACCAGGTGCTGTGGTATCAAAGGGGATGTCTTGCCCTCTCATCAACATCAGCTTTTAGCCCCTAAAGATGCAACTGGACGCTGGTCCCCACCTTCCAGTCTCCCCTCCTTACCTCCAAGAAGGTGCTGAGTGTGGCATTGGTGGGGTTGTGGGTGATGAGGAACCTCATGTTTTTGTAGCAGACCTCCACGGGTGCAGGGCGGTTCATCCGGGCCATggtggggacagtgggaagGTGAGGTGGTGCTGACAGTGGCAGGGGAAAAACCCAAGAAAAGTGTGGTGTggaggggcaaaaaaaaaacccaaaaacccaaacaaaaccccaacaaccccTTTGCggttcaaaaataaaaataaaacaagatcGAGAACTCAATATACAGACGTTGTGCAAATAATCCCAACTCCTGGGAGCGCACCGGCTTCCTTGACACACCACAAGCctcccagggggaaaaaaagccagatggggaaaaaaaatataatattaaagaaataataataataataattaaaaaaaaatccctttgctgTAGTGTTGGCGTCCTCTGCGTGTGTGCGACGGCGAGCGGCTGCTGCCTCCGGTGCCGTGCGCTCCCGGGCGCTCTAGAAAGGCCTCTGCATATGGGGGGTGGTGGTGGCGGGAGGGTGGCCCCCGTCACGTTACCCCATCGGGGTATGTGGAGTACTTGGGGGTGGCACGGGGGGCCGGGAGCCTACGGGGCGGCGTCAGCGGCGTCCGGC belongs to Vidua macroura isolate BioBank_ID:100142 chromosome 1, ASM2450914v1, whole genome shotgun sequence and includes:
- the PTP4A3 gene encoding protein tyrosine phosphatase type IVA 3, with translation MARMNRPAPVEVCYKNMRFLITHNPTNATLSTFLEDLKKYGATTVVRVCEVTYDKTPLEKDGITVMDWPFDDGAPPPSKIVEDWLNLLKTKFCEDPGCCVAVHCVAGLGRAPVLVALALIESGMKYEDAIQFIRQKRRGAINSKQLTYLEKYRPKQRLRFKDPHNHKNKCCIM